Part of the Carassius carassius chromosome 20, fCarCar2.1, whole genome shotgun sequence genome, CTAAGATTTACCAGGTAAGGATTGTAGACCCAACCCGGTTTATTTGAATTGATAAAGATCCTTAAATGTGACTAATGTCTTAATGTCTGCGTCCACAGATTTATGAAGGGACTGCACAAATCCAGAGGCTCATCATCTCAAGAGAACAccttgggaaattcaaacaatgaACATGTAAACCCAGGACTTCCATGccataaaaaaacttttgtacatgataatgtgttttttttatcaatagaTCTCAGGATTGTATCTCACAGATTGTAAATTGGCTACACTAATCTCCAGATGCATTATGTCATATCAGCATGCCTTGCCGTCTTTGTGTTTAACAAAGTTGCTTAAATCTGAACAAAGTATCATAGTTACACAGCTCTTTCTCAGAttctttttgtaaatgattatgtcctcaaagcaaaaataaataatctcCTTTAAAAACACTTGTAATTTTATTGCCCAAATATCTATACCAACATGTTAATTCATATTAATTACcctataaaatgcaatgtttagCTTTGGCCTACATTTTGAGTGTAACCCTGCGAGTGCGACTTAATAATTTCCACCAGAAACTTTATTTGGACCTACACAATGTTGGGTAGACACAAGTGCTTATCTTATTGTAATCACTTTCTGTTTTTTACACAGATTATGTTAACTGCATTTAAGCTCAACCATTAAACTCCATTACCAAATTTATGGAAAACTAATTgacaaacaaatattaatatttaatttatggtAAATATGTTTTTTGGTAACCAATCCAACATTTGGTCCCAAACTACAGTAGTTTACTGAGTGATGGctttaatttggaaaaaaaataataaatttgtataatactgatagatttttatttcattttatgtttatatactgaaaaacaaatcatgattttaaattgtatttaaaatgtccCAAATTTCAAACTAATTTAGCTTTACTAATTAGCTTtacttatatatactgtataatcacttcacttcacttcacacttcacttcacttcacttcacataaTTAGTCAACTCCGTACTGCAAGCCCTATGATGGCTGGCCTGAAGATAACTACCGTACAGTTgaagaaattttttattttgaatggaCTATTCCAtttatactgatatatatatattcagattatACTTTTTAAAAGACAATTTCTTAACTTCTGAAATTACTATTCGATGCCCTGATTGAACTGAAACCTGGAAAAAATGTTAAGTTGCTGATTCGAAGTTTGAAAAATTTCTAAAATGATTTAACTGATTCAGATAAACAACAATTTTATTAGCTGTTTCAATTGTCGTCACAGAGAAGAGCGGGAATACAAAGAACGTTAACAGAGTTGTTTGTTTTGCTtactaaaaatacattaataaatcaaaacataGGCGTAGAATACGTGCACCCTTTTAATAAAACGTAAATTCGTCCACACCACTTATCATTGGGCAAGTGTGTTTAAGAAAAAGTTTTCATGGGACAATGTACCGGTGTTTAGATGCGATTTGCAGAATCATCTTTAGCTTCCCATTATGTGTAATAACGTCGACGTTAAATGCGTTTTGTCCTTTACTGGCACCGGTAGAAATGACATGTGATGATGTAATATGTGTGTGACTGGTGAAGTCAGCCTGTAGTTCTCTATCTTGCTTCTCCGTCAGGATGGTAATGTAAAACACACTACTTTGCTTTTATGTTAAACGTAATTAATAGTGTATGATGTCGTGTTTAACTCATAATGAAAGAGCATGCGGTTTACTGCGATTGTGAAGAAAATTACAGCGAGCGCACACTAAAAGATGAGAACGAGAGCAGCAGAAACATGTCATGTCATCCGCGCAGTCAGTTCAACACAGTCTGGGTTTAAATGAATGCGTCAAACTGCGGTTTTTGAACTTATTGGCAGAAAGTGATGGCCACAACTTTATTTTGCAGGGGACCCAGGTTAAAGACGTGATCATTAAACCTGATGCTCCAAACACGCTCCTTTTAGACAAGCACGCAGACTATATTGCAGCCTATGGCTCCAAGAAGGATGACTATGTAAGTTGATGgcttacaaaaatgcaaaaaaaaaaaaaaaaaaaggttttccttcaaaaagtaataaatatattgtgcACCATCTCCTGCAGGAGTACACGCTGTCAGAGTACTTGAGAATGAGTGGCATCTATTGGGGTCTGACAGTGATGGACCTGATGGGTCAGCTGTCTCGAATGAACTGCGAGGAGATCGTAGAGTTCATCAAGTCCTGCCAGCATGACTGTGGAGGCATCAGCGCCAGCATCGGCCACGACCCTCATCTCCTCTTCACCCTCAGTGCTGTACAGGTCAGCAGGAATCTGCTAAATCTAGAAGGCAAtcataataatgaattaatgattGGTTCTAGAAATTACTACACAAAAGTGGGAATCCATGAAAAGATGTGTGTTACTTCCTTTAGATCCTGTCGTTGTATGATAGCATTAATGTTATTGATGTGGACAAAGTGGTGGACTATGTTAAAGGACTGCAGCAGGAGGATGGCTCGTTCGCAGGAGACAAATGGggtgcattcattcattcatttattcattactggaataaacaattttaaatattatatgtaaataaatataaatgctcCCTTTTTTCATTAACAGGAGAAATAGATACACGGTTTTCCTTTTGTGCGGTTGCGACGTTGGCACTACTGGTCTGAATTCTTTTGTATTCAAGTATTATATTTAACTGCATTTTTAAGTGTTTCTTGCAGCTTTTCAaggtttaaaagcatttaacaaGACACTACTGTGCAGGGCAAGTTGGATGAGATCAACATGGACAAGGCCGTTGAGTTTGTGCTGTCCTGTATGAACTTTGATGGTGGGTTTGGTTGTAGGCCTGATTCAGAGTCCCATGCTGGTCAGGTGAGTTGTCTGAGGTATTTTATGCCCACCTTGACTTTAAACCATTTTAGTGTATTCATGCATTGTAATCATATGTTCTTCTCGTCCTGTCTCTAGATTTACTGCTGCACTGGTTTCTTGTCGATCACTGGTAGGCTTCATCGAGTAAATGCGGATCTGTTGGGTTGGTGGCTCTGTGAAAGACAGTTACCATCAGGAGGCTTAAATGGGAGACCAGAGAAGGTAAGATGTACTTTAgactgacgatgcttttcatacttgtctggaccttgacagtgtaacttactttgcagtcaatgggacagtctcaagcctcccggttttcatccaaaatatcttaaattgtgttctgaagacaaacgaATGGCACCCATCACCcggtatagatcaactaacacggtCAATATAAAATTCTTTAaactaccaaatatatttacttgcacatatttcagaatcggaatatcagatatttcataatatactgagcatgtttgtgaatattttgaataaaataggaaaaactaaataaaagcgatccatgtgtcatacggATCTATTGTGGCTgcgttgtgtcacatgacaagcatgacgcGTCGCAATGGAAACAATAAGGAAATATGTTCTAAAATAACAGTCGCCTAAAAAAACCTCGTGCTTGGGGCTAAGcaagaatattttaaacttacGTACAAAAGAAttgaaaggatagttcacccaaaaattctgtcatttgttactcactctcatgtcgttctaaacccgtaagtCTTTCGtatatctttggaacacaaatttttcgatgaaatccgagagctttctgaccctccataatCATCAAAACAACtaacacgttcaaggcccagaaaggtactaAGGACTTTTTATGTCAGTTGTTCAACCATAGTGTTAtgaagaatacttttttgtgcaaagaaaacaaaaataatgactttattcaacaaattcttctcttccgtgtcagtccTCGACTCCTCGACATGTACTATGTACTATGATGCGTAACTCTTTAGAACTAGTTATATTTTCAGTCATagctacatatttatttttatcccaAGTCTGACTTTTGACTCAATGTATTCTGTTCATGAAGTGACCATCTGATCCAGTTAGTGTAGTGTAGGTACAGTTTATGTcataaaagattaaaaataaaataaaataaaaatagtaattaaatatataGATTCAATTAAAACTGTTTGGGAACCATAAAACATATGAAACCCAAATTAAAATTGACCATAAATAATAACCAAAAatgaattacaatttatttaatgtttataaaaattaattttagatTATTTCGTACATTCATTTATTAGAAGCTATTATTTATGAGTGACCAAACACAATGATGTTTTTTCCTCTGATTTCAGCTGCCTGATGTCTGCTATTCCTGGTGGGTTCTTGCCTCTTTGAAGATCATTGGCAGAATTCACTGGATTGACAAAGCAAAACTGCGCAGTTTTATTCTTGCTTGCCAGGATGAAGAGACTGGAGGCTTTGCTGACAGGCCTGGAGACATGGTAAGCTCTCTTTTGAGTTCGTCACACAAAAGTTTGCATATGCATAAATATTCTGCATGTTGTTTCTCTAGGTATTTCCATTCTTTAAACAGAGCTTATCAGTCTCTGCAGTACATTCTTACCAGTGTTCTCTATTTCCATCCAGGTGGATCCTTTCCACACTCTGTTTGGTGTGGCTGGTCTGTCTTTGCTGGGAGATGAGCAGATCAAACCAGTGAACCCTGTGTTTTGCATGCCTGAGGATGTGCTTCAGAGAGTTGGCCTCCAACCAGACTTGCTGAGCTGAGTTGATATTTTCCTGAGTTGAAACCCCTGCACAGCCAGCCGTTTTCGAAATGGGCAAACCAGCAAACCGTGGAAAGCTGTCATCTTCAACTAATGATCTGTGCGCCGTTTAGAGGGACCAAGAACTTTAGAAAGGCCCTTAACATTGTGTGCTTTTTATGGAGAATTGTTCTCATCATTGTGTAGGCACAGAATTACCTTGCTTACTTTTGTTAGTGGGGTTTCTCTATATAAAGATCAAAGAGGTTCAAAGAGGGATATCTGCTATTTACAGCTTTCactgtgtattatttatttatgagtaGTTCAGCAGGTCACTTTTTGGTGTCAACCAAAAGTGTTTATTCAATGAGGGGAGAGGTCGCTCACTCATCACTGATGGCTTTTCCAAAGCGAGTTTGTGAGACTAATAAATTTACATGTTACATCAGACTTTAAGTACCATAAACGTGGATTTCATGCATGTGATTAAATTTGATGTCCACTTACTGTCGTTTGTTCACATCAATAGTCAAGGTTTTGTAGGTCCTCACATCTTTCAGGCATTTATTTTGCAAccattttaataaatgctgttatttctaGGGTTTGGGAGAGTTTTGCTTTTGTGGTATGAATTAATTCTCTCACTCTGGCATTGATGCCAGTGTGTGAAGATGCCTGTTGTTTGGGATCGAATAAATGTGACTTTAATATGAAAAAACTCTGTGTTGGATTATTCATTGTCAGGTGGGAAACTGTTGGTGTTCTCCACAAGGAATCAAGTGTTCATCACCCCTAGAGCATCTGACACTGATTATGATGAAACTTTGTTGGCCTGCTGTTACGTGATGTTCCTGAGTAGTGCTTGTACATTTCTTTGCTCGGTGTAGGTTAGAAATGTTTGTGTCATATAGAAAACCATTCAATTGAATTGATTGCCAGTTTTAGTCAATCAAGCTTTGAATGTCGCAAATTATCTTATGAGGTTGTTTTTACTAAAAATCACTTTTTCACATTAtgcttttacatttatattcatattgcTAGTTAAAAACAAAGCTGCAAAACTTTCAAGTATATGAGCACTGAGTTTGAAAAGTGAAGAGGTAATCAACTAGGAGTGTGTGAATTCATCAAGAGAGCAGCAATCTACAGACTACTGATAGATTTGCAGAAACAAACACGAGGGTTGTTAGGCTACGATGAAACCCCACTGGCTCTCATTACAAGCTGTTCAGAGTGTGGGAGATGTGCCACATGTCACCACAGTCTCCTGGCACTTATGTTTTTGTTAGATCACCTCACATGTGCCTCTGTTAGTTTCATTAAGACATGATGGGTTTTATGACTAAATATGCCGTCACATTTATTTTAACTGTTAACTGAAAAGTTCTTTGGGAAATCTAATATTGTTCTTCTTGATTGCCAACCCcctcttttggaacctttatttttaagagtgtatagtggaaaaaggttttttagattattaaatgttttttcacactaagaaaattggttattttaagaactgtttactgAAAAGTTATTTAGGGAACCAAAATGCTGCTTCTATGGCTACGGCATCACTAAAAATCCCTTTTTTCTGGaaccattatttttaaaagtgtaggtAGAAAGCCCTTTAAAAAAGGTTGAGAATCACTGGAGTGTGACAGGGCTACAAAGATGTGTTTAAAAAGCATTAGCCAAGATTTCATCTGTTTGGTTTCTCTGCTGAGGAAAGTTTGCACTGTATTCACAGCTAATGTTTACTCACCTGTAAAATGTTTAGCTTGCATTTATATCTATGTGAGATTTACTTGATTACGAGTTGTGAAATCAGTACATTAGCTTTGTCTACACTGAATTTATTCTTATCTTCAAACATGctttataaattcattttattaatcTGCTGTTCAAaccattacaaaaaaataataataacaataaaaaaaaacctgtaaggCATGTGGAAAGACATCCCATTAGCAGCAGCATCTCTCTGACTGACACTTTGTTCAAGTTGGTAAAACAAGTACATATTTTCAAAAAAGAGTGTCTGTGCTTCTTTACCAAGCCTGGAAACATTGCAGAATGGTATTGATGCCTCTATTGATGAACTGAATGTAGAGCATTATGTCTAGCCGTGCATGAAATGTGGATCAGACAGAAAGGAATTGAATCCCTTAGAGGATGATGGGTTTCATATAATAGTATACAGAAAGCTTTACAAATCAATTGCTTATAAAGTTCAAGACCCCATAGCCCATGAAACAAGGGATGGATTACTATTAATTTACTTTAGGATGATGGTTTTCAGTGTTATCTGACATGTTCTGAGGATCCTCTGTAAAATATAAGGtcaaatgtgtgtttatttaaagTCCAAACAGAAGAACATCACACCTGAACTCTGAAAGCTTTGATACAAAGCTAGACGCATTTTCATTCAAATCCCTCTGCTTTCTTGTTGTTTAAAATTTCTGCATTTTGAGAATAATTGATGAGCAGCTCAAGACCATGGCTGCCTTCGATATGTGACTTCTGCCATTGTTCATGCTGTCTTGATTTTGTAAGTATCTTGACAACATCTTGCCATGGTTTTGCTGCTGTGTACTCATATTATAAGAACCACCTAAGGGGTTCCTCAGTACATGAGGCATATGAAGAGCAACTTTTTGTTgtctttgatgcgcttgttttgCTCTTCTGTGAAGGGGGAAATGTGTAGGAGGCGAGGAGATCTGCTTTTGCGATATTTGAAAAGGGCTCTTGGTTGAAGTCTTCTGAGGACGTCCATCACTTTTATCCTAATCTTTTTCATTGATTTCACCTGAGGATAACTCAAAATGAGACAATGAGGCTTTGAAATAATCATCCTGgaggtttttttaaatgtaggtaTTAGTGCTGCATGTTTTatagtttctgaagtcagt contains:
- the rabggtb gene encoding geranylgeranyl transferase type-2 subunit beta, which encodes MGTQVKDVIIKPDAPNTLLLDKHADYIAAYGSKKDDYEYTLSEYLRMSGIYWGLTVMDLMGQLSRMNCEEIVEFIKSCQHDCGGISASIGHDPHLLFTLSAVQILSLYDSINVIDVDKVVDYVKGLQQEDGSFAGDKWGEIDTRFSFCAVATLALLGKLDEINMDKAVEFVLSCMNFDGGFGCRPDSESHAGQIYCCTGFLSITGRLHRVNADLLGWWLCERQLPSGGLNGRPEKLPDVCYSWWVLASLKIIGRIHWIDKAKLRSFILACQDEETGGFADRPGDMVDPFHTLFGVAGLSLLGDEQIKPVNPVFCMPEDVLQRVGLQPDLLS